A stretch of Episyrphus balteatus chromosome 2, idEpiBalt1.1, whole genome shotgun sequence DNA encodes these proteins:
- the LOC129908802 gene encoding integrator complex subunit 7 produces the protein MSSLSGIRVHMFNENFLNETEQDANSVLTELDKGLRSTKIGVQCEAIVRFPRLFEKYPFPILINSSFLKLAEFFWSGSNLLRFWVLKVCQQSENHLDKILNIDAFVKRIFMVTHSNDPVARALTLRTLGAVSRVIPEKQQVHHSIRRALDSHDTVEVEAAIYASGQFAAQSKTFAISMCSKIATMIESLQTPVSMKLQLIPVLRHMHHDANTAAMVKDLCLNLLPKYPAESFVIAILDSLTKLSSQTLIGIPDQVDLLLTYLQDPRKKVRCQVLKSLTTLATQKSAHSWPKGSLKNLITKAKTCVEGTEQTLVLTVVLTLTECPLTCHALLNEEQSLIIELCSSCLNLENHTAASQALAILKGLVLYCHANSTPPPEVIMELINIHLESLIFSSVGNENHTKELKKYLICGVKISEANNEFGEDFIEMIGDLLSDEITYPKKHSELLCETLAALSSKFQLRKFTAPKTDAMDTDEDPPTEVVNPVAERLPQILKKLNSIVDSDCKDESRIIEILSAVMLQSLIGCFIPSVVLDTFDRIAAVSNCWTLYRIGRSASRYGQHFLAARFFLRISNYASMDKFHFFLIGVSQMAKAECILNYGLEYETMCQHYNLCDPKYTNNQLKLIPLIERLDMAISLYWEALASLRASSSATSPLTFQLEFIKLRAQFLQTLFSVVTAKNAQTIIPPPAIAASLAQNSRDYLQKFGHVTNQLRKVVKSIKGCEDSYLKLYKSAFDADPSTLEFLELTEYQCALFGNIIEGVCYASPSEPPLSVMNGQYPETKYLINTCAKMEIFAQNLPQEPGNAKTITNRHMDVITSEIELIVKTPICMPRYFFQTLQATQIKLSVSPQPRAAGEHIIVQSGSNLVIKVEGVIQHYGKCPSLFRSVDSVQLSLTSQLMTPRVNTDCIKPTSDTVTLTQTVKPQRDFLSGSFLLPISIGGQWNVTLETFVIDEVGITWSTGPKSSMIVRVLDDPNKPQPASTSTSSIPARRF, from the exons ATGTCCTCGTTATCGGGTATTCGAGTTCATATGTTCAATGAGAATTTTCTCAATGAAACCGAACAAGATGCAAACTCTGTTCTCACCGAACTTGATAAAG GTTTAAGATCTACAAAAATTGGTGTTCAGTGTGAAGCTATTGTAAGGTTTCCTCGTTTATTTGAAAAGTATCCATTTCCAATTTTGATAAATTCTTCATTCTTGAAATTGGCCGAATTTTTCTGGAGTGG GTCAAATCTACTTCGTTTTTGGGTCCTAAAAGTCTGTCAACAAAGTGAAAATCACTTGGATAAAATTCTCAACATTGATGCAtttgttaaaagaatttttatggTTACGCATTCGAATGATCCTGTTGCAAGAGCCTTGACACTCCG GACCTTGGGAGCAGTATCTAGAGTTATACCCGAAAAGCAACAAGTGCATCATTCTATTCGAAGAGCTTTGGATAGTCATGATACGGTGGAAGTAGAAGCTGCTATTTATGCAAGCGGACAATTTGCTGCTCAGTcaaa GACATTTGCTATTAGCATGTGTTCGAAAATAGCAACAATGATTGAATCTCTTCAAACTCCGGTCAGTATGAAACTTCAATTGATTCCTGTGCTGCGTCATATGCATCACGATGCAAACACTGCAGCCATGGTTAAAGATCTTTGCTTGAATCTTCTTCCTAAATATCCTGCTGAAAGTTTTGTTATTGCCATTTTAGACTCACTGACTAAATTATCGAGTCAAACTCTAATTGGAATTCCAGACCAAGTAGATTTACTCCTTACATACTTGCAAGATCCTCGCAAGAAAGTACGTTGTCAGGTGTTAAAGTCATTAACAACATTGGCAACGCAAAAAAGTGCCCATTCATGGCCTAAAGGATCACTTAAGAATCTGATAACCAAAGCAAAAACTTGTGTTGAAGGTACTGAACAGACTTTGGTGCTGACTGTAGTTCTTACTCTCACCGAATGTCCCCTGACTTGCCATGCTCTGCTCAATGAAGAACAAAGTTTGATAATTGAGCTTTGTTCGTCTTGTTTGAATTTAGAAAATCATACAGCAGCTAGTCAAGCACTGGCCATTTTGAAAGGATTGGTACTCTATTG TCATGCAAATTCAACTCCACCACCAGAAGTGATTATGGAACTTATCAACATACATTTGGAGagtcttattttttcttcagtTGGCAACGAAAATCATACCAAAGAGTTAAAGAAATATCTTATCTGTGGAGTTAAAATATCAGAAGCAAACAATGAATTTGGTGaagattttattgaaatgattgGTGACCTATTAAGTGATGAAATAA CTTATCCAAAAAAGCACTCGGAACTCTTATGCGAAACATTAGCTGCTTTGTCATCAAAATTTCAACTTCGTAAATTTACGGCTCCAAAAACAGATGCTATGGACACTGACGAAGATCCACCTACCGAGGTAGTGAATCCAGTTGCTGAACGTCttccacaaatcttgaaaaaattgaattcaattgtTGATAGCGACTGCAAGGACGAATCAAGAATCATTGAAATTCTTTCAGCAGTAATGCTTCAGTCACTAATCGGATGTTTCATACCCAGCGTTGTTCTTGATACTTTTGATCGTATTGCCGCCGTTAGCAATTGCTGGACTTTGTATCGAATCGGTAGATCAGCTTCTag GTATGGACAACATTTCCTAGCTGCGAGATTCTTTTTACGAATTTCAAACTATGCATCAATGGATAAATTCCATTTCTTTCTAATCGGTGTTTCTCAAATGGCCAAAGCTGAATGTATTCTCAATTATGGATTAGAATATGAAACAATGTGCCAGCACTACAACCTTTGTGATCCAAAATACACTAACAATCAGTTGAAATTGATTCCACTCATAGAACGTTTAGATATGGCCATAAGCTTGTACTGGGAAGCACTTGCTAGCTTGCGAGCAAGCTCGTCTGCTACAAGTCCACTTACATTCCAGTTGGAATTTATTAAACTTCGAGCTCAATTTCTACAAACATTATTTAGTGTTGTGACGGCTAAAAATGCTCAAACAATTATTCCACCTCCGGCAATTGCTGCAAGTTTGGCACAAAATTCACGTGATTATTTGCAAAAGTTCGGACACGTAACTAATCAGTTGAGAAAAGTTGTTAAATCAATTAAAGGATGTGAGGATTCATATTTGAAATTGTATAAATCTGCATTTGATGCTGATCCCTCTACACTTGAATTCCTGGAATT AACAGAATATCAATGTGCTTTGTTTGGAAACATTATTGAAGGCGTTTGCTATGCATCACCATCAGAGCCACCTTTGTCAGTGATGAATGGACAATATCCAGAGACTAA ATATCTCATAAACACATGCGCCAAAATGGAAATCTTTGCTCAGAACTTACCGCAAGAGCCAGGAAACGCTAAAACAATTACCAACAGG caCATGGATGTTATAACTAGCGAGATAGAACTGATAGTTAAAACTCCAATATGTATGCCGAGATATTTCTTTCAAACACTTCAAGCTACGCAAATAAAACTATCAGTAAGTCCACAGCCACGAGCTGCTGGCGAGCATATAATTGTTCAGTCAGGTAGTAACTTGGTTATAAAAGTGGAAGGAGTTATTCAGCATTATGGAAAATGTCCAAGCTTATTTAGATCTGTGGACTCTGTCCAACTAAGTTTAACATCACAATTAATGACTCCACGCGTTAACACAGATTgtataaaa CCGACCAGCGATACAGTTACATTAACCCAGACAGTGAAGCCTCAAAGAGATTTCTTATCTGGTAGTTTTCTTCTGCCTATTTCAATTGGTGGTCAATGGAATGTAACACTGGAAACATTTGTTATTGATGAAGTTGGAATAACATGGAGTACAGGACCAAAGAG CTCTATGATTGTTCGCGTATTAGATGATCCTAACAAACCACAGCCAGCATCAACATCAACTAGCAGTATTCCAGCTAGGCGGTTTtag
- the LOC129909018 gene encoding probable ATP-dependent RNA helicase DDX10, producing MMQNKKPNKPFQKGFQKGRKFNKYQHKSQASSKPRDDEEIERLRSQLESIDPSKIKLFTDFPLSWKTQKGIREANYKVPTEIQRESIGHALQGRDILGAAQTGSGKTLAFLIPVIENLYMKKWTRLDGIGAIIISPTRELAYQIFETLKKVGAHHDFSAGLIIGGKNLKFEKKRMDQCNIIICTPGRLLQHMDENPLFDASTMQVLVLDEADRCLDMGFETTMNGIIENLPPERQTLLFSATQTKSVKDLARLSLDNAVNIAPSEQQAVTPDNLKQSYVVVNLEDKITMLWSFIKSHLKQKCIVFLSSCKQVKYIYEIFCKLRPGTSLLALYGTLHQDRRVAIYQEFCRKSNVVLFATDIASRGLDFPTVNWVIQMDCPEDVTQYIHRAGRTARHKARGESLLVLLPSEEEGMVAELKNAKIDVNQIHIDPKRLFSPKGKMEGFLAQNKELKETAQRAFVSYIKSVFLMKNKKIFNVSKLNTDEYAKSLGLVVVPRVRFLERFKKRQAAAQKTNKEDGSESSSESEDESEENTEAKPLRKDNDDDVNFNLPHSDDSENSDVEEELFKIKRRDHEIEESVSKKDDEEAKAELTAARKAKVLTKAALAKRVLKKRIQTNTKVEFNEDGTELLDTRKQLQSDLARDYINQDEGGIDIETAKKVLREEDKFDKKRFKEIVKAKHKVQKKKSKSKKNEDEDDDEVDDFGSDADDEPEVDLSWLPDPDKCYNVVNSDSDSDDNDDEDNKGEVSESESLVHRPPKRLYEKKKSGNDSATSSDSDGEDDDEDEPRNKKAKQIANKLSLNEAEMIAMQLLGK from the exons atgatgcaaaataaaaaacccaataaaccttttcaaaaaggttttCAAAAAGGAAGAAAATTCAACAAGTATCAACACAAATCCCAAGCAAGTAGCAAACCTAGAGATGATGAAGAAATCGAACGTCTTCGTTCGCAGCTAGAATCCATAGATCCGAGTAAAATAAAGCTATTTACTGATTTTCCACTCTCATGGAAGACCCAGAAAGGTATTCGAGAAGCGAACTACAAAGTCCCTACAGAAATTCAACGTGAAAGTATTGGACATGCTTTGCAAGGCAGAGACATTCTTGGAGCTGCCCAAACTGGCAGTGGCAAGACTCTAGCTTTCCTTATTCCG GTGATTGAAAACTTGTATATGAAGAAATGGACCCGTTTAGATGGAATTGGTGCAATTATCATTTCTCCAACTCGTGAATTAGCATACCAAATCTTTGAAACACTCAAAAAGGTCGGTGCACATCATGATTTTTCAGCTGGTCTAATTATTGGAGGGAAAAACTTGAAATTCGAGAAAAAACGAATGGACCAGTGTAACATAATAATTTGCACTCCAGGACGTCTATTACAACACATGGACGAAAATCCACTTTTTGATGCTTCTACAATGCAAGTTTTAGTACTCGATGAAGCCGATCGTTGTCTAGACATGGGTTTTGAGACAACAATGAACGGCATTATCGAGAACCTTCCTCCAGAACGACAAACACTTTTGTTCTCCGCAACACAAACCAAATCCGTCAAAGATCTGGCGAGACTGAGTTTAGACAATGCAGTTAATATTGCTCCATCAGAGCAACAAGCTGTTACTCCTGATAATCTTAAACAAAGCTATGTTGTAGTTAATCTTGAAGACAAAATCACAATGTTGTGGTCATTTATAAAGAGTCATCTGAAACAGAAATGCATCGTGTTCCTTTCCAGTTGCAAGCAGGTTAAGTacatttatgaaatattttgtaaactGCGTCCTGGAACAAGTCTTCTTGCGCTGTATGGAACTCTCCATCAAGATCGCAGAGTTGCCATCTACCAAGAGTTTTGTCGCAAGAGTAATGTGGTGTTGTTTGCAACAGATATTGCCTCTCGAGGACTTGACTTTCCCACCGTAAATTGGGTCATTCAAATGGATTGTCCTGAAGATGTCACGCAGTACATCCATCGGGCGGGTAGAACTGCCAGACACAAAGCCCGTGGGGAAAGTTTACTGGTTCTATTGCCTAGTGAAGAGGAGGGAATGGTAGCCGAactgaaaaatgcaaaaatagatGTCAATCAGATCCACATTGATCCGAAAAGACTATTCTCCCCCAAAGGAAAAATGGAAGGATTCCTAGCTCAGAACAAGGAACTCAAGGAAACAGCTCAGCGTGCATTTGTATCGTACATTAAGTCAGTTTTTCTgatgaaaaacaagaaaatcttTAACGTTAGCAAATTGAATACCGACGAATATGCCAAGTCACTTGGACTTGTGGTTGTTCCGAGAGTTCGTTTCTTGGAACGCTTTAAAAAGCGGCAAGCAGCTGCACAGAAGACAAACAAAGAAGATGGTTCCGAATCTTCATCGGAGAGTGAAGATGAATCCGAAGAGAATACTGAAGCTAAGCCTCTTAGGAAagacaatgatgatgatgttaaCTTTAATCTACCACACTCTGATGATAGTGAGAACTCCGACGTCGAAGAAGAACTTTTCAAGATCAAACGAAGAGATCATGAAATAGAAGAAAGTGTCTCTAAAAAAGATGACGAAGAAGCAAAAGCTGAACTCACAGCTGCTAGAAAGGCTAAAGTTTTAACAAAAGCAGCTCTAGCTAAACGTGTGTTGAAGAAAAGAATTCAAACAAATACTAAAGTCGAGTTCAATGAAGACGGCACAGAATTGCTCGACACCAGGAAGCAATTGCAATCAGACCTGGCTAGAGATTATATCAATCAAGATGAGGGTGGAATTGATATTGAAACAGCAAAGAAAGTTCTTCGTGAAGAGGATAAATTCGATAAGAAACGTTTCAAGGAGATAGTCAAGGCCAAGCACAAGGTTCAGAAGAAGAAGTCGAAATCGAAGAAAAACGAAGACGAGGATGATGATGAAGTCGACGATTTTGGTAGCGATGCAGATGATGAGCCTGAGGTTGACTTGTCTTGGTTGCCCGATCCAGATAAGTGTTATAATGTTGTAAATAGTGATTCAGATAGTGATGACAATGATGATGAAGACAATAAGGGAGAAGTAAGTGAAAGCGAAAGTTTAGTTCATCGGCCACCAAAACGGTTGTACGAGAAGAAGAAATCTGGTAATGATTCAGCGACAAGTAGCGATTCCGATGGCGAGGACGACGACGAAGATGAACCAAGaaataaaaaggcaaaacaaATAGCAAATAAGTTATCATTGAATGAAGCTGAAATGATTGCAATGCAATTATTGggcaaataa
- the LOC129909019 gene encoding oxygen-dependent coproporphyrinogen-III oxidase produces MTIFNSIKYSLKTLASLSTFQYAKRSKHHHAHAFIIGSGTAAAVLINQAKRKLSTSQFMAEPITDADNILKNENDMRIKVELLIMKIQADFCKALENEENFGQKFKVDRWQRVEGGGGITCVLQDGDVFEKAGVNISVVTGKLPPGAVQQMRSRGKKLGEGHLPFFAAGVSAVIHPRNPMVPTIHFNYRYFEVEDSDGEKQWWFGGGTDLTPYYLDKDDAVHFHQTLKDACDEHNLEYYPKFKKWCDDYFRVTHRNECRGIGGIFFDDIDSPSQEEAFKFISSCAHSVIPSYMPLVRKHKNDAYGDREREWQLLRRGRYVEFNLIYDRGTKFGLYTPGARYESILMSLPLTARWEYMHNPLPETREGQLVEILKNPKDWVKIEQRIQQTA; encoded by the exons ATGACTATATTCAACAGCATTAAATATAGCTTAAAGACTTTAGCATCTTTGAGTACTTTTCAATATGCAAAGCGTTCGAAACATCA TCACGCCCATGCTTTTATCATTGGATCAGGCACAGCCGCAGCAGTACTTATAAACCAAGCAAAACGAAAACTCAGTACATCACAATTCATGGCGGAACCAATAACAGACGCCGACAATATCCTCAAGAATGAAAACGACATGAGAATCAAAGTAGAATTGCTTATTATGAAAATCCAAGCCGATTTCTGTAAAGCTCTTGAAAACGAAGAAAACTTTGgtcaaaaattcaaagttgATAGATGGCAGCGAGTAGAAGGTGGTGGTGGTATTACTTGTGTCCTTCAAGATGGCGATGTCTTTGAAAAAGCTGGTGTCAATATCTCAGTTGTAACGGGGAAGCTTCCTCCTGGTGCTGTTCAACAAATGAGATCGAGAGGTAAAAAACTAGGGGAAGGGCACCTACCTTTCTTTGCTGCCGGTGTTAGTGCTGTTATTCACCCGCGCAACCCTATGGTTCCCACAATTCATTTCAACTATAGATATTTCGAAGTAGAGGATAGTGATGGAGAAAAACAATGGTGGTTTGGAGGAG GAACTGATTTGACACCATACTACTTGGACAAAGACGATGCAGTTCATTTCCATCAAACACTGAAAGATGCATGTGATGAACATAATTTGGAATATTATCCCAAATTCAAGAAATGGTGTGATGATTATTTCCGAGTGACACATCGCAACGAATGTCGAGGAATTGGTGGAATATTCTTTGATGACATCGACAGTCCCAGTCAGGAGGAAGCATTCAAATTTATCTCATCTTGTGCTCATTCTGTCATTCCATCTTATATGCCTCTTg TtcgaaaacacaaaaatgatgCATATGGAGATAGGGAACGTGAATGGCAACTCCTGCGACGTGGTCGATATGTGGAATTCAATTTGATCTACGATCGCGGTACTAAATTCGGCCTGTACACACCTGGAGCTCGATATGAAAGCATACTTATGTCGCTGCCTTTAACAGCg cgTTGGGAATACATGCACAACCCATTACCTGAAACTCGTGAAGGACAACTTGTTGAAATacttaaaaatccaaaagattGGGTAAAAATCGAACAGAGAATTCAACAAACAGCATAA